AGGAAAGAGTAGTCCACTTACGATTTTTTCCCTCGTTGCCATATTGGAAGAAGTTTAGGTGGGTCAATCCACAGAGGAATATTTATTTGCCTCTCTACATGACCGCCATGGGCCGGGGCTATTTTCGTTTCTCCAACTCAACCAGCCAAACTTTAACAGCTTGTCACAGCAACAATCTTCCACGCGTCATCATTTTAACGGACGATACAGCTGTTTAAACCGTCGCGTGCGGCAGGATAGTCCTAGTCTCCTAGACCTTAGTCCCGttcattcaatttaaaaatacttatatAACTCGTATAGTACAGTATTTAAGTCTCttcgattaattttaattaaaaatctacaattacttaattttttagttttatgaaTGCAGATGTCACTGCTAAATATTTATCATACAGGAGAGATAAACCATGCATGGACAAAATAGCAAGCATCAATCATAAATTATCCAGCAATGCTTGATTTAATTAGGAAGgaaatattattgaatattaAAAGACACGGTTTTAATGAATGAAGCTTTTAAAAGTCAGCGACAAAATTCCAAAGAAGTAAAGACTAAAGACAGCCTCATCTTGTATTGTTTCCTGAAGCCAAATCCAACATCTCAATCGATCATAATTTCCAACTTAATTTCATTGGATCAGTCAAATAAAATGCAATCGGGGAAAAATTGTATCATCATTAATTGACTTTTAgtacaattaatttatttaatggtAATACTAactgattaaattttatttcataataattaaattacgacgaaagttctcttttaattaatcaattaaggataattttatcaatttttatttatatttaaaatatataaatttaatttattttgaagtATTGATATTTGTGAttagaagagaaaaaaattacttttttattaattatattcaatttttatgcttcatttaaaaatattaactttttaattcaataaatcaagtctttttttttttttttactagtaAACAAGCTAAATGATCCAGTTGAGTATAAATTTAACAGACAAGAGAAAACTCGAGATTAAGTTCTAAGCCTGAATTCacatttaataaaaatctaAGTAAATTCAACTGAACTTTTAAAACTCCAAATTGGGACCAGAGGGAGATAATTGATTAGGCACACGTGTCTTCTTTTTATTGTCTCCTGCACTTCAGGTCACGTTACAAGGCCGGCCGATGAGTCATGGCTGATGGGCACGCGAGGCGGTGAGAGCGACTGCAGGATACAGTcaacaaattaattattaattaattatatataaacgcGTACACTATTACAATACATATGGGAATCAAGCTTATTCCATGGAAGAATATTCTTGGAATCACTATCCAATgccaattaataaataatgagtTAACCTATTACAccaatattatttaatctatgtGGAAATtaagaggaaagaaaataaattaactcAACATATgaaagggattttttttttaaggaagaaaaatatttttttcatatatttttcctttaattgagagaaaaattaataagtCTATTTGTAAAACATTTAGaacaaatttataaatgtactatagttttttttaaaaattaataaaataattttatttttattttgtttattttgttttatataaaaataaaaaaataacagagaaaaaaaatattttatattcttcgctttttatttttctttcactcTAAAAATATTTCCAAGCTAGAGGTTAAACGATGCATATTTAATATAATCTCAAGGTATACAAAGAActagtttattaattattaaattaaataaatatatattaatttaatgtaataacttttgatatatttttatataaatttaaactttcaTAATCTTATATATACAGTCAAAATCAAtggtattttttaatttattaattaataagctAGTAAATGTACGTATGATAAGGACACAAAGATATATAAGAGCTAGAATttcaaatttaagatttttcttGTTTGAAAAATGATAACACAAAAAttctttcaataaaattttcatctacaccaaaaatataaaaaaaaaaaaaaattaattcataataAGTCAAAGGATCGATTCACCTAAAGAATATGTTAAAGCATATTCTTACCTCCCTAAAAAGAAACAGGATAACTATcatatgatttttataataaaaatataatactcTCCTtatcctaaaaaaaaaaacttattttattttctcttactattaaattatatgttttttttttaaatatagtttATTAAATGTatggaaaataatattttattagtcttaagAACAATTTAGTAATCagaattttttcagtttttaatatttttaataaagtaaTATAAGTGAAtagtatattaaatattaaataaaatttattacttttaattatatattaattatattttcttgtttaatatgaaaataaaagtaaCCTTATATTCATGGAGTTGAGagagtaaattaaaattaaaattttaatattttttattaatatgtttaaaataatattcttctttaacaataataaaataattaattggtAAATGATATACATAGCCATACAGAAATCTCATAAGCATGACCAAGCAATACAGAAATCTTACTTTACAAGAAATGTAAGACTTATAGTTGAAATTTCACTATCATAATAATTAATGTTAAGAAAAAATACAtgaaagaattttcatgcatcTTTTATTTTCCTGCTGGGTCAATAAATCCAAACCTACCTTTAAAACGCAGGACGTCACCGCAAATAACGCacgaaataattaaatagttgaAATTTATACTTTTTAGTATCTTTCTAGAGGGTAGTCAAAATTAAGATTAAAGTTTATAATTTTTGGAATCCAATCAAAAGTACCATCTATATTTCTCTCTCCTTAGAAAATAGAGAAACGACTTgattatttaaatagattagAATTATAGAATGGCTACtatatagtaggttgtattttattttcaaatttatgcCACGGGACCCATCAGCaataaataaaatctctgtACTTTTTTCAATGGCTGCTGAGGGGTTACTTGTGATTTTGAGTGGATGCCAAGTCTAGATGTAACCAAGCAAGACTTTAAAGTTGAAATcaatttgaaattatataaattaaaaatgagtaaaataaatattgaatttaagTGAAAACAATTAAttctaattttgaattaaactatTCCTTCTATCGTGTCTAATTAAATCCAGCtgatttcatttataaaaaatttatctaaatttaattcattataaaatttaaaacatgaACGTGTtgattttatctaatttttataaaaattaattttttaaaccttGTCATCTATAGTAAATTAATTCTAGGTAAAAATTCTACCCATTTAAACATTTGAAAATTCTTCCAATCTCATAGACAACAAAATTCTCCTATTTATGATTGGCTCCTCGCAAATTCAATGGGAAATTCATCATGAGCACACAGTCACACAGCAAGTCTATGTTTTTTTTTCCCCAACACAAGAAGTCTATGTAAAACTACTACAATCGTGGATGAAAATTAAACTGTATCAAGTATAAATTGGAAATAGTTTGCCGCCGGCCTAAAAAAGAGAAAGTAAATGGGCCTGTCTAAAGAACTCAAGCCCTTCTAAATGAATGGCCCACTATAACAAAAACGTTACCCAACCGGATAGAACTCGGCTCGGAACCCGCAAAATCCATTTCCCGCCATGCCGCCCCCGTCAGGAAGGCGTAACCAGTAACCACCGTGATTTCACGCTCCTTTTCCAGCTCTTGAAGTCCTAGCTCCCAAcagatctctctctctctctctctctctttctctccatcTCTGTATTGTTCAATTCAAAAGATCAATTTCTTTTCTGCCAACGGAACTCACTGTTTCACTTCGCCTTTGAATATGAAGTTGAAGATCAACAAAGCCTGCGATCTCAACTCTATTTCGGTCCTTCCTCCTCATTCAAGGTTTTATTCTGCTTCGTCTTTCTTTCTGTTTGTTTTCTCAGAAAATGCACGAAATCTCAACAACACCAAGCTCTAAAAATCTTCATATTTCACTCCACAGAGTCGCGCGATTTTCTCATGGTTTTGTTGAGTTAGCTTTCCAGATTTTAGAAATTCGAATAGCgtgaaattaaattatcatcttcTACTTTTTCTCGGTTTTCTGAGCTGCCAAACATCGACCACAAGCATGCATTTTGCTTctcttgagattttgcagaTTTTGGACATGATTTCAATCAGTATGATCAGATTGTTTGCTGGAAAATAaggaaatttcatttatttctaACATAAGTTTGTCATTATAGAATGTTTCACTCTCATATCGCTTTAATAGTTCATAGCTTAGTTTTCTCCCTTCTTAATTTCAAAATTGCCAGACATAAAACTGCTTATCCACTATGATTCTTCTCACCTGTGTCTTTGTCTCTTGTGATTTTTTAACTAAGGCTGAATGCTACCTAATGGTGCGAAAATATTCAGAATTTCGAGCTTTCTAATCTTACGAGTTCATTATCTATTTCTGCTGAAACTATAAAGAATTTCTAtgggttttaatttattttattcagttTTATCAATGTAATTCatttttcttctccattatttccCCTTAACCGATTAAAAGAAATGAGAATTACGTATCAGTTTGTTTTGGACTATTCTTGTGTATGTGTATTTGTTGGGATGTAAAATTGTTTACCGTCTCCCATGTGCCTACACTTTGGCTCCTTTCATGCCGTAGGAAGAGAGACAAACATTTTGAACTTGGAAACTTTGTAATTTAGGACCTGAGACTTCAGAGAATGGGTAGAGAAAGTTGGCGTTACTTTTTGAATTCCTTGTGCTTTGTCATTTACTCTGTTGTATTAATGATATAAAGGAGATTGAGTGCTATACCAAGCGGACTACAAACATCACAGCTTAGATCGCAACCGTCACAGCAATCATTATCACAGGGCATTTCATCACAGCATGGCGTGTTCTCTCAGCTCTCTCAGACCTCTTTTGACGAAGCTCTGGCAAATGACCAGGTTGAAACTCATTTCTGCTTTTGGTTTTATGGTGTATAACGAGATAATGGAGAATTTAATATACTTGTAGCCATTTAAAGCATGAAAAGTGAGTCATAAGCATATTCCACCCGTGAATGAGAACTGAACGTAGATTACTAGATTTGTCTGTTTCTCTGTCCCTGTTCACCAAATACGACTCTAAACTAGAATGTTATTTTCATGAACAGAGTTCCTTTTCAGGTAGATATGATCACTGTGAACTATGAAGATATAATTTCTCACATTGCATTACTCATTGACCATTGGCCATGCAAGAAATagaattgtttttattttagtgGGCCTTCTATTGATATTCTGCTCCCCCGCCCCTCAAGTAGTAGATGTTTCTGATAATTAGACTTCGGAGGAGGAAAAATCCTCGGGACTACGTGGTTTTCTTTAGAACTTCTTCTAGATTCCTACTCCAGGGCAGTTTCCTAGTCTGAATTCTTTGCAATCTCATCTTTGCCAAAGATTGGATGTAGACATGTATTTTGCATGATGATTTTGGTCTTATATATCAAAATGACCAGCCAATTTAATATTGCAATCCAATCAATTATATTCACGTTTTTATTCTTATATGTTTTCAATGTGGGATTCCCAACAGTGATGCACTTTTCCGTTgttcatttattatttacagAGATTTAGTTCTCAAGAGCGAGAGAATTCTGTGAAGAAGACATCTTTCTTGCCCCCAGTTAGCAATGCATGTGAAGAGAGTCAAATGCCAATCTCGAGATCCACCTCCACTTTAATGCGAAAATGGAATCCGGTATCCATACCACATCATAAATGTAAGTTTTCACTTTGAGGTTTAAAAAATGTTATGATGTTAAGTTCTCAGTGGCTTTGTGTGCATGGCATACCAAGTCTGTATTTATTTGAACAGGTCAGATACTTGAAGAACTTGAGCATCGGGTTGGAATGATGGAAACTTCATTAAACAAGTTTGGAATGATCTTGGGTTCTGTTCAGAGTGATGTCATGCAAGTAAACAAGGGAACAAAAGAAGTATCACTGGAGAGTGAGTTACCTAAGTCTGTTATGTTAGATGGTAGGAGCTCAGTAAGAAAATTGTAGCAAAACCTAATTgaggaatttaaatatttttccacAATTTTGAAGTTGAATGCAGTTGAATAATCAagtgaattatttttatttatttatttattaaatgtgATCCATGTTCTATCTGCTGTAATTTCAAAAGATAGAATGCCAAAATCATTTTTGTAGTAGTTTCACAGCTTTCTCATGGCATATGATCTTCTAAATAATACTAGCACAAACTCTGTTTTGAAGTAACTTCTTGTACAAATTGTCTTGCAGTGGAAGGCATACGACAGAAACTAATTGTCCTCGACAACTCGTTGCAGCTAATGGTAACAGCAATTTACTTTCGTCCCTTTTTGACTTTCAACATCTACCTGCCTTTGTGTCAATGTAAGTGAACTTATTTGTGACATGACTGAGGTATTGAAAACCAGATCAAGGGACAAGAAGAGACTAAATTTAGCCTTGATGGGAACTTGAAATCCATATCTGATCGACTTAGCAAGGATATATATCAAGACAAATCACAACAGATTTTCTCCGTGCTTTCTGCCTTAAAAAAGCAGATGGAAGCTTCTCTGCTGAAATTGCAAAATGACCTCTGCATGACCTTTACCAAAGTAATGCAGGCATGTATATTGTTTTGTGAATAGTGTTAACtttcaaatatgaaaaaataacaTCAATATTGTACTCCATTTCTTagcttaaaaaaaatttcacaactTGCTGTTTTAAGTATTATTACAATTCTCAGCCTGTTAATATCTTTTTTGTAAATCATTTCCATTCTTGCAGGCAACAGCCTGCAGCCTGAAGATCCCCAGTCAAGGTAGCCCGTCAATTACTGTGCTTCCTCCAAAGGTATTCCGTTCTAAACAAAAAAACAGAATAACTTATCCAAGCAGTTAATTTATGAGCATAAGTTCTCAGAAAACTTTTTGCCCTTGCAAATTTTGCAGGTTACTGGTTGTTATACCATTCCGCAAAGAAAGCAGGAGCCCCTTAGGAAGTATGTGGAACTCTTTCTGTCTTTTGTTCTTTACTTCTTTTCAATTAGACAGAATATAGCTTATATCCGCTGGTATGGCCCTATGCATTGTTGATTCTACAAAGGTCAGATTGTTGGGACTTCCAGGCTTATCTAACGGGATTCTTTTCCCCCTCAAGTCCTAATAACTGAGAACGTTACATGTATGGACCATGGAAAGAAATCAGAAAGAAACTTATATTTCGCTTGATGGAAAAATGGTTGACCTCTGAGGATAAATATCTGCACCAATGGATTATCCTATATCTGCAGTTAAATTACTagaaatgttttcagcatgctGACATTAGATAGAGGTGCATAATGATCAGTTCAATTGATTTCTGTTCAGATTGCATATCTCCTATTCTTCGTATATGTAAATTCTATAGTTCTTAAGCTTCATTACGTTTATTCCAGCATCTAAGCTCTTGAGAATTGTCAATGCTTTTTCTGGATTATAGTCCAGCCATGCCTCCAAAGGCTTGCGGGCAAGCAATAGTGTGTCCAAAGATAGAAGTGGGAGCTTGGAACACTGTAAG
The sequence above is a segment of the Manihot esculenta cultivar AM560-2 chromosome 5, M.esculenta_v8, whole genome shotgun sequence genome. Coding sequences within it:
- the LOC110615087 gene encoding putative recombination initiation defects 3 isoform X1, coding for MKLKINKACDLNSISVLPPHSRRLSAIPSGLQTSQLRSQPSQQSLSQGISSQHGVFSQLSQTSFDEALANDQRFSSQERENSVKKTSFLPPVSNACEESQMPISRSTSTLMRKWNPVSIPHHKCQILEELEHRVGMMETSLNKFGMILGSVQSDVMQVNKGTKEVSLEMEGIRQKLIVLDNSLQLMIKGQEETKFSLDGNLKSISDRLSKDIYQDKSQQIFSVLSALKKQMEASLLKLQNDLCMTFTKVMQATACSLKIPSQGSPSITVLPPKVTGCYTIPQRKQEPLRNPAMPPKACGQAIVCPKIEVGAWNTVRPEKATQRAYHKEEKCKGVSSFQKEKQCSVIIESDEEIDGGFSCLIAEKETGIGKYMIEATEESERILRRARRRKRKYCNTIIIN
- the LOC110615087 gene encoding putative recombination initiation defects 3 isoform X2; translated protein: MKLKINKACDLNSISVLPPHSRRLSAIPSGLQTSQLRSQPSQQSLSQGISSQHGVFSQLSQTSFDEALANDQRFSSQERENSVKKTSFLPPVSNACEESQMPISRSTSTLMRKWNPVSIPHHKCQILEELEHRVGMMETSLNKFGMILGSVQSDVMQVNKGTKEVSLEMEGIRQKLIVLDNSLQLMIKGQEETKFSLDGNLKSISDRLSKDIYQDKSQQIFSVLSALKKQMEASLLKLQNDLCMTFTKATACSLKIPSQGSPSITVLPPKVTGCYTIPQRKQEPLRNPAMPPKACGQAIVCPKIEVGAWNTVRPEKATQRAYHKEEKCKGVSSFQKEKQCSVIIESDEEIDGGFSCLIAEKETGIGKYMIEATEESERILRRARRRKRKYCNTIIIN
- the LOC110615087 gene encoding putative recombination initiation defects 3 isoform X3 translates to MKLKINKACDLNSISVLPPHSRRLSAIPSGLQTSQLRSQPSQQSLSQGISSQHGVFSQLSQTSFDEALANDQRFSSQERENSVKKTSFLPPVSNACEESQMPISRSTSTLMRKWNPVSIPHHKLEGIRQKLIVLDNSLQLMIKGQEETKFSLDGNLKSISDRLSKDIYQDKSQQIFSVLSALKKQMEASLLKLQNDLCMTFTKVMQATACSLKIPSQGSPSITVLPPKVTGCYTIPQRKQEPLRNPAMPPKACGQAIVCPKIEVGAWNTVRPEKATQRAYHKEEKCKGVSSFQKEKQCSVIIESDEEIDGGFSCLIAEKETGIGKYMIEATEESERILRRARRRKRKYCNTIIIN